GTACATAGTATCCTTGATCATTCcccaaagaaagaaatcaagtGGTGTTAAGTCAGGAGAACGAGCGGGCCAACAAACTTGTGCTCCTCGACCAATCCATTTTCCGGGAAACTTTCGGTTCAGTACACTACGTGATACATGCGCGAAATGTGCTGGGCAACCATCATGTTGATACCACATCAGTTGGCGATCTTGTACTGGGATATCCTCTAATAATTCCGGTAACTGGTCGGTTAACATGTCGGCGTATTTTTGTCCATTTAGATTTCcattaatgaaaaatggacCGATGATTTGATTATTCCAAATGCCACACCACACATTTACACTCCATGGACCTGTCGAAGCCATCTCGGATTCTCATCCGACCAATAGTGCATATTATGCGTATTGACCTCACCATGGTTTGTGAAAGTCGACTCATCACTGAATAGAACGTACTCGAAGAAACGTTCATTGTTTTGTAATTGCCGTTGTGCCCAAtgacaaaaattcattcgattttgaaaatcttgatcTTCGAGAGCCTGATGCAGTGAAATGTGATATGGATGAAATTTATGACGCTTTAGTATTCGCAAAATACTAGATTCGGAAATACCAGAAGATCTAGCTAGTTGTCGCGAACTAACATGGGGATCCACTCTTACGGCAGCCAAAACAGCGACTTCTGCTCCTTCATGAGTTTGAGTTTTAACTCGATTTCTTTTGGCCGGTTGAACACTGCCTGTTCCACGAAATAATCTAATGACGTTGTCAATAGTACCACGAGTCGGGTGTACTCTATCTGGATACTTTTCTGCATAGAGCCGACATGCTTGCACTAAGTTTTGCCCTGCTTCGCCATAACAAAACAccatatcaattttttccaattgcgTGAACATTTTTACAAATTAGTTTGGAAGTAAAAGTACTCTGAAGGAAGTGCTCTCAAGCATTCCGTATTAGACTGAATGAATCGGACGGAACATTATTCAAGTTCGAACAACAGAACCTAGTCTCAGACAATCTACGGTGTTTGTAAACATTGTAGCTGAATGTGAGTAGTAAAATGTTTGATCTCTACGATTCCTGGTATTTGGAGTAGTGAATAGACTACCTGATGAACTAATACGGCGTATTAGACAATTGCATTTAAGTTGATGGAcaacattttgagtatttgataaaataaattacgtgAAAGAACTATTGAATGTGCCGATACAATTCATTCGCCTTGAATTCCCACCTCCATTGTTTAATCATGAATTTTGAAGCCAAAGGTCATTGGAAGGTCATGATGTTGCACATGGTTGGATGCGTTTTGATGTCAGCTTTCTTGTGGTGAGCAAGAAAATAGGTAGTCCCATTTAAAAAAACATCGCTACCACCGAAATCTCATAAGATATGACCTCCAGATGACATTCGCTTCCAGAACTCATTTTCCCCCTTCGAATGCAACAACTTTTCTATGTGACACTTTCCGGTACAATCAATAATAAGCAAGTTATTCGGGGTGACAGAGTTGAATGGTGCACCCTGTATACTGAAACTTTTCCGGGCGTTCATGAGGTATGCTCTCAACGAACGGTCGAGCCGTGGTGGGTTTTTTgcattaaaatttcatttaaggCTTCTTCTACCAATGATAATACTAAATTTGTAGTCCAAGGATAGTGTTGGGAAACGAACTCGGATTTGTGCAAACCAGAGCCGCCTTCCAGAGCCAAGAACCTGGTATGAACTCAATTATACCAGGTCTGTCCAGAGGGATTGTTTTGATCTGGGAAAGACACGGTTTCCGAACTCGGGTAAAACTAAGTTTCACCAGAGTCGTCTCACCTTCTACAGAGCAGGTAGATCTCCCTGCCCGCTTGTTCAGACTCGGATCTAATAAGCAAAAAGTCAGATACGGATTGCTATCATCGCTCAATCAGTACTGCCGAATGTGTGCCTTGTCCACCAAAGCTGGCTCTAAAGTATGAGTCAGGAAAAAGAGATAAATCATAAGTTCTGCCCAGACTTCATAACTCGAAAAGGATTcccaaatattattattcaaagtcAAGGTTTGATGGCTGATGATATAGACTTgcaaaagaaaacgaaggtaATAAAGGTATGAGTAACCGCCTTTCCAAAGGCATAGACAAAagtaatattatattctattcTATCCTAACTGTATCCCTATTCTAACACTAGATTCTACACAGTGTTGTGGACTAATAACCCGGAGGTTTGTaatgttaatttttaaatgaagTAATAAGCGCTGTTGCCAGGATTTATCTTTTTGTGTGTTCAGGTTATGTTTGCACGTGCAGAAACAAATGCTGCTACAGCTCAATGCCTGGGTTACTGCTGAATATATTTTGGGTGATCAGAGTTCAAGTTTATTTCATaaaaacgagctttttttccttcccgcCGGATACCTAAtataagtgaatttttttttttacgaatttggAGAAAGATTCGACTTCTATTTTAGTTGTGCAAAATTCCTCTAAGTAAAAAGAATCAAACGCTATTTTAGCTAACGAGTGAAATTTGCAAGGTTATCAGTCAGTCGGTTAACCCACAGCTGTGAGCTGGTTGAACCCCCCGTGTTCTGGTTGTTGTCCGCTTCTTACAGTTCTGGTGGCGTGATTTTAAGTTGCGCCCTAGCGAGAGCGCGGCTTCATAATTTTGCATAGCCTCTAACCGTCACGTGGTCCTCCTGTTCTTGGCGTGTCCGGTACCGGCCCTCGTTCTCTGTCGCTGGCCCACTCGACTTGTTacaatacctatacatatgtaatgtGTTCGAACGTTCAGCATAATTTCGATCTATTTATTACAACGATTTTGTATGAACTTTCAATTGAGAGCATTTTTCGTAAGCGTCTGGTGCAGGAACCAAAATGTATGAACGTATACCGCTTCAATAGTTCGAATCAATAGAATTCTAGAATACAGCTGTTTTTGTGAATTTCAATTCAGATACTAGATATTTACGAAAAACTGCACTATGTTTTGTTATCATTCTAAGTTTTTCCTATATGAATAGGTTCCATAGTCACGATCGGATAAGTATATCAGGTAGGAGTCAGGTAATGGAGAAAGATCAGTGAAAAATACAAGAATGTTCTACAGGTGAATTCGAAGACAGCGGAAAGACGAGATTATCCGAAATCATACGAGTAAACGCACGCATACTTCGCGGGCGCGTACGTCCTCTGAAGTACtttatagaaaaaatcgaaactacTCATGTGCTTTCGAATCGTTgctgaataaatttatcaatgatcatttttcgaataactatTCCAATTTTGCAGTATGTCTTTCTTGTGACGAAAGGAATTGTTATACTTCTcgatgaattgaaattaaacaatactcaatattttatgaaaattacgTAGTACTACCAGAATAAAATACCCGGTGATTAATCAGAGCCATAAGTTGGCTACTCGAAGCATTTGTATTGGGAAGTATTCCTCGCTGACGCGACATTGCGCGGCGAGAAATCGAAGAAGCGCAACCGGGTCACTTGTTCGCGCTAAAGCGCCGAAAACATTTCTATTCTAGGGCGCTAAGCTATTGAATTCGAATTACTTGTCGTCACATAATTTGTAATTACCAATTGTTGCAATGGCCGAAGAGTGTTCAGGTACACGATTTTCGCCTAGAAGTACGAAAAGTAAAACCTTCTGTAGTGTTTACGGGTGTACAAGTAAAGCGACATGAGATACAACTGTCCGGTTCCATGAATTTCTGAAACGTGATCAAAATTTTGTTGTAAAAACAAACATTTTTGaggaacttgaaaaaattgatcgaaggaAAGAATGGATGAATGTTCTGAAAATGCCTCAAcacaaaattacaaaaaatactGTTGTGTGTTCCCTGCATTTTCGACGAGAAGACTATGTCCTGCCAGGTAAGTTGATGATGTATTCGATTATTCATTATGAGAAATTCGTGTTAGTATCCAACGATAATATGCATCGGCACAACTAAGTACGAATGAATTCAAACTGCCCGCCCTTTTTGAAGAGAGGTCGCCTCAGTTCACCACTGCAGTTGTCAAGCTCACAGTTTTTGTCCGCCCCAGAGTGAAGCCCCCTTACATGAATCTAATGGCTCCTTTTTCCACTTTCTCCAAAACTAACTCTGTATCTATCGCTGCGTGttctaataaataaaacaatacaTTCATTTCGCCTACAGGTTATGGGCCCAGGCATTTTGATACAGAATTAAAGATAAAGTGCAGTATTCGCAATCTAGTGAAGTGTGAAGGGAACAATAAAGTTAATAAAGAAAACTGGCAGAAAGCTTAGGATACAAGTGTTCTTTCCAGAAGCTCGACGGCGGTAATTTAGCAGTTTGGAGTTACAAAATGGAGCTTATGTTATTGGATCATGACTTATGGGATGTGATCAATGGAGAACAACCTACAGAAGCAAATTTACTCGTAAAGTGGGATAAAAATGACGGTAAGGCACGCGTGAGGATTGGTTTTTCGGTTGAGGATGATCAATTGATACACATAAGGAGTGCCACAACAGCAAAGCAGGCTTGGAATGCGCTTAAGGACTATCACCAAAAGGCAACATTAACCTCAAAAGTTCTATTATTAAAGAGATTGTGCCGTACAGTTTTTAGTGAGGATGGCGATATGGAAGCACacatttcaagtttttcgcaTACAGTCAATCAATTAACAGCTCTCGGAACGGAATTAGATGACAATTTGTTGGCAGCTATGTTGCTGGGAAGCCTTCCGGAATCATACGACACGCTCGTTACAGCATTGGAAAGTAGGCCCGAAAAGGATATCACCTCGCATCTTATTAAAAGTAAGTTGATTGATGAATACAAGAGGCGCAAAGGGCAGAAGGATATAAGAGACAATCTCCCAGCAAGTGAAACAGCGATGAAAACCACATACGGCGATAAAAGTGGACAGAATAAAGGTAACTACAGTAAGCAACAAGAGAGCAGAAGTTGTTTCTTCTGCAAAAAGCCAGGTCATGTAAAGCAAGACTGCAGAAAGTATAAatcatggaaaaataaaaacggcaATCAAGCAAACGCTGTAAAGGAAAACTCCCCAGCTACAGAGGAAAAGTTATTTATGGTCATAGAAAACACGTTTGCAGAGCAGCAAATAGAAAGTGTTGAGTGTGCGCGGTTCAGCacaaagacaaagaaaaattgcagtaATACATGGTTCATCGACTCAGGGGCAACCGTCCACATGACAAACTCTAAGgattttttcacatctttcAACCCGACCGTTAAAGGTTTCGTGCAGCTGGCCGACGTGGAAAAAATGAGTAGAATAGAAGGGAAAGGCTCGGGTGTCATAAAGTGTATAGTTGATGGAAAACATACCCAACTAAAAATTAAGGATGTTCTTTATGTACCGTCGTTTGAATCCAATCTGGTATCCGTGAGGAAACTCACAAACGAAGGATTCAAAGTGAAATTCGATAGAAACATCTGCACAGTGACGATGGACAAGGAAACACAAGCAGTGGGAAAATGCGGATTGGATGTAGAAGATTTATACGAGGTACAAACAGCTAGCGAAAAGTCTTGCACTGCAATTGAGGCTcaacataaaaaaaactgcCAACACATTTGGCACAGACGCTTTGGACACCGGAATATTGGTGCAATAAAGGATTTAGCCCAAAAACAGCTAGCAATCGGTATACAGATTGCAGACTGCGGGCGAAGAGAAATCTGTGAGTGctgtgaaaaagggaaaaaggctCGCCAGCCTTTTCCAAAAGAGTCCCAACATAAAACAAAGGCGATTCTCGATTTCATCCACTCAGATGTTTGCGGGCCCATGGAAACTACATCGCCAGGAGGAAAGAGGTATTTAATGACCCTCATTGATGACTATTCAAGATATACGACAGTATACCTTTTGAAAACTAAGGATGAAGTAGGGCCCCAAATAAAACGTTTCGTCCAGATGATGAAAACCCAATTCGGAAAAACTGTAAAATACATAAGGTCAGATCGAGGAAAAGAGTATATCAACAAAGCATTGCAGGAATTTTTGGCTGAAAATGGAATTAAAGCGCAATATACAGCCGGCTACTCGCCGCAGCAGAATGGAGTCGCTGAGCGAAAGAATAGATCGCTAATAGAAATGGCAAGATGCATGCTCCTTGATGCAAATATGGATAAGAAATATTGGGGTGAAGCCGTAAGTACAgccaattttttacaaaatcgcTTGCCGACCAAAGCAACAGAGAAAACTCCGTACGAGTTATGGCATCAAGAAAAGCCAAACGTCAAGAATTTGCACGTTTTCGGGTGTAATGCGCTGGAAAGAAGTTAGATGCAAAAGCCGAAAAGTGTATTTTTGTTGGATACTCTGAGGAATCAAAAGCCTTCAGATTCATTAATGCGGCAACAGGAGCACTCAAGATAAGTCGCAATGTTACATTCCTGGATGGAGATAATGAAGAGAATGTAATTAACACTAATCATACCAAGACttaatatatacctaattCTACCATAGCGGGTCAAATGACCCGACTCTATGTTTCATGcttgaatgtatgaaatatggATGttaggaagaaaataaaaataaaaattaaatttattataattaaacaaaatagTATGTTGAGCATTTCTATtacaaaagcaaaaataaaaaattttaattcatagTTAATCGCATTTTTTACATATAATTGTGTccattgtacatttttcgcaaacatattttttacatttagagcaaattttgttggttttattttctttacagTATCCTATTTGACATCTCATACGTTTATGAGCATCTGTAGTAGACTTAGGCAACGATACTTTCGtatttgtttcttgttttggTTGTTCACGGACTTCTCGAAAATCGGCGCCAAGTTCTTCTGCTAGCTTGAGTAAAAAATCTTGTCGCGAGATATTTTCTCCTGTCGTTTGCTTGTACAAAATTCAGGCATTTATGCCAGCGAAATCaaggatattgaaaaaaacttggagagGCCATCTGCAGGACTTGGATTTTGCAGTAAATTTCCTCGCCATTTGATCGGTCATGTCTACACCAAATTTGGTTTTATTGTAATATGAAACAGTTTCAGGTAAACGTTTATCATTGTTTTCTACTTTAACGAATTTATGTTTAGAACTAAGTAAAAGTACTTTTTTTGTTGGCTTACTTTTATAGATTGTAAGAGTACAATTAtctgttgtaaaaattttcgatgaaaatcgttccATATCATCTTTCTTTTGCTTCGCAATTAGTGGTAATTCTCTTCTAGTTGACCGAATAGTTCCAACTAACGTAGTTTTTTTGGCAAGGAGTTGTGTTGCTAGGGATTTGCTTGTGAAGAAGTTGTCTGTGGTCACAGTTCTTCCGCAACCCGTAAATGGCTCAATGAGTTTGAGTACAACATATTCAGAGAGTGGCACTGAAGAGGGCCTATATTCATCCTTTCCAAGATATGGAAGTGCATTTATGACGTATTTGCTATCGACGTCCGATGCTAACCAAAATTTGATTCCAAATTTATCCGGCTTGTTAGGCATGTATTGCGTAAATCAACATCGTACTTTAGTCGGAAATAGCTGTTCGTCTCTAGTAATATTTTCACCCGGTTTGTAACAGTTTTGGCTGTtctcaatgaaaatattccaaattGCAGATACCATAGCGAATTTATGTGTTTTCAAACGTTGGCTCcgctgacttttttttatcaaaacgaatgaatgtaagaatttcggtaaaattatttctgctcatagtttcagaaaaaaatttaggccCCCATATGTTATTCCACAAAAaggaaatattcaaattatttgctCCATATGCAGCTCGAGCATATAAAATTGCAATAAAtgcatctaatttttttttagataaaCTCCAATCAGAACCTAACACTCTCTTTGCTTCTTCTATTGTGCATGTTCTTATATGGTTCATAATACGGTGATCAATTATCAATGAAAATGCAGTACTAACTTTACCTTTCATTATATGACGTTTTGCATATCCTGTTGGGCCTACTTCTTGCCTGAAAATGTTATGAAGTGGTGCTCTTCCAGGTGTGCCACCTACTTGCATTTGTTGCCAAACATATCCATCATTCGCAATAtcttgttcatttatttctacttCACTTTCTTCCGAACTTGAGAGTAATCTCATTCTTTTTCGGCCACTACATACTGTTAGAGTAATATGTATTCATCGTACTCTGTataatgtatagatatatgtatgtcttATTGTCGAATATTTATCGTCAACTGCTTGTGCGCCCTCTATATGTTGCTCATGTACCACGCGTCTCCTACTGTCAGAGTTAGTGTCCTCGCAACCGCCAAGTACGACGGTTTGCTTGATtgtatttttccttttatatttcattaaacgttattatataattaaacctatgtttatttattacataacCTTATTACATACATTCACAATATTTTCCTCTTCATCGTCAGTATCTATTGAATCaaactcatttttattttcaaccaatatatcttcattttcagaaaattcatCTTCACTAATTTCTGAAAACTCTTCGccaatattatttatatcttCTAAGAACTTGTACTGTCTTGTTTGCTTCGACATTTTTCTGGGTAAAAAATAACCTGTATTACTATAGCTatcaaaatgaaatataagCTAGGTACTTACCAAGACTCAATTTCTGCCACTTTTTCTAACAATAAAAAGCTATTTTCAATCTGAAGTTTGATATTTTCTTGAAATTATTCTGAGCTATTTTCGTTGAATTACTTCACGCAACAGTGTTTGGAAGAATGTGCAACTTACTGACTACAAATATGACTCGACAATCTCATAAaccaaaaaattctctccggGTCAAATGACCCATTGTGGTAGATATCGGTATACAAGAAGGATTACTCAgaataaacaaaacaaaacaagaaaaatttttttttttataactgtACTTTAATTACTTGAAAAAAGTCATGAAGTCTAATGTGCAAACGCAATGAAATTATACGTGCATTTTCAATGCAAAAGTTCAAAATGGGTTATTTGACCCGTTATGGTATGTTTAGTGTTAATACGGATAAAAACTCACAAGTAGAGTATGTTTTTAGAAGAAACAGTAATGAAGATGAATCAAGTCGGGATAGTGCAAATGAGGAAGAATCATTGTGTTCGAGTACAGAAGAAGAGATTACAGTAGTGGGCGATGATGCACGAGCAGAAGCAACAGAAAGCGGCGACAACGCACGAGCAGAAGCAACAGAAAGCGGCGACAACGCACGAGCAGATGCACAAGAAATTCCCATACGGAGATCTGCGAGGCATAATAAAGGTGTGCTGCCCAAGAGGTATATGGCAACTTCTAAGTTTGCAGCAATCTCACAAGATGATCCAAAGAGCAGAAGTGAAGCGTTATCAAGACCGGATAGAATTGAATGGGAAAGAGCAATGGACGAAGAATATAACGCGCTTCTGCAGAACAACACGTGGAAAATCGTGCCCGCACCGAAGGATCGAAATATTGTCAGTTGTAAATGggtttttaaaacaaaaagaaatgaggaCGGGGGACGTAGGCGGTATAAGGCTAGACTCGTCGCACGCggtttttcacaaaaattcggCACGGATTATGACGAAGTTTCTGCCCCTGTCGTAAAACAGACTACTTTCAAACTTTTACTCACCTTCGCAGGTAAACAAAAATTGCTAATCAAGCATTTCGATGCTAAAACTGCTTTTTTGAACGGTGATCAGAAACAATTTATATGAAACAACCAGAGGGGTatgaggtaaaaaatgaagaaagacaGATCATGGTTTGCGAGCTGAAAAAGGGATTATACGGTTTAAAACAAGCCGCAAACATATGGAATAAGAAATTAGATTCACTCTTGAAGAGcacgaattttattcaaaacaaTGCTGATCCATGCTTATATATCAACAGAGACAAAAATCGCGCTATATATGTGATTATACatgttgatgattttttaatagCCACTAAAGAACTTTCAGATATCAACAGCACAGTAGCTTTCTTGCAAGAAAATTTTGAGTTAAtcttaattataatattattatatatataataatattttcggtaaacaaGGCAATTTTTGAGCAGAGCAAACTAGTAGAACGTCTAGAAAAGAACGAAGCAATTATGGTTGATAAGGGATTCTTGATTGACAATATGTGCTTGCAACATGGAATCAAACTAATACGCTCGCCTTTCTTATCGTCCAAAAAGCAATTTTCTAGGAATAAGGCACTAGAGAACGCAAATATTGCTAAAGCACGAGTGCATATTAAGAGGTCAAACCAGCGACTGAAGGCTTTCAATATTCTAGGAGCAAAAATGCCGGAAGGTCTAGTGGGAAGGAGTAAGGAAATACTTACTATCATAGCAGCTGTTGTAAATATGAGTGCTCCGATTTTAGGTGATGATAAGTTTCAAGTATCTTAGTCCTAAAGTTTTTGCCACTATTCGACCCactcaaaatattttttgtatgaCAGTATGGaattaaaacaaatatatcctttttatattattcacATATTCAGCAGGAGGAGATGGTAAATAAACAAGATGTTGGTAGTAGTTgtttatattaaaatatctGTAGTgcttaaaaattttacgtttcTGTACACAATAAAC
This region of Athalia rosae chromosome 7, iyAthRosa1.1, whole genome shotgun sequence genomic DNA includes:
- the LOC125501649 gene encoding piggyBac transposable element-derived protein 4-like gives rise to the protein MPNKPDKFGIKFWLASDVDSKYVINALPYLGKDEYRPSSVPLSEYVVLKLIEPFTGCGRTVTTDNFFTSKSLATQLLAKKTTLVGTIRSTRRELPLIAKQKKDDMERFSSKIFTTDNCTLTIYKSKPTKKVLLLSSKHKFVKVENNDKRLPETVSYYNKTKFGVDMTDQMARKFTAKSKSCRWPLQVFFNILDFAGINA